The proteins below come from a single Parageobacillus thermoglucosidasius genomic window:
- a CDS encoding CtsR family transcriptional regulator, producing the protein MPNISDIIEQYLKQVLNMSDKDIVEIKRSEIADKFQCVPSQINYVINTRFTLERGYVVESKRGGGGYIRIMKVKTKSEAQLIDQLLELVGHHVSQSNAEDIIHRLVEEKVISEREAKIMLSVMDRSVLCIDLPQRDELRARMLRAMLTSLKYK; encoded by the coding sequence GTGCCAAACATTTCCGATATCATTGAGCAATATTTAAAACAAGTGTTAAACATGAGCGATAAAGATATTGTGGAAATTAAACGAAGTGAAATTGCAGATAAATTTCAGTGTGTCCCGTCGCAAATCAATTATGTCATTAATACAAGATTTACGCTGGAAAGAGGATATGTTGTTGAGAGTAAGCGCGGTGGCGGCGGCTATATCCGCATTATGAAAGTCAAGACAAAAAGCGAAGCACAGCTGATTGATCAATTGCTGGAATTAGTCGGACATCACGTCAGCCAATCCAATGCGGAAGATATTATTCACCGTCTTGTTGAAGAAAAGGTAATTTCAGAACGGGAAGCAAAAATTATGCTAAGCGTAATGGATCGTTCCGTATTATGCATCGATTTGCCACAACGCGACGAATTGAGAGCGCGCATGCTAAGGGCGATGTTGACATCGCTAAAATATAAGTAG
- a CDS encoding protein arginine kinase produces MSFEKFFNTAVSSWMSQEGPDSDIVLSSRIRLARNIVDFRFPTLFSNEEAQQIVSLFEQTFAHRFYRSVGRFELLKMSELQPIEKRVLVEKHLISPHLAEDSPFGACLLSENEEISIMINEEDHIRIQCLFPGFQLTEALKAANELDDWIEEHVIYAFDEKLGYLTSCPTNVGTGMRASVMMHLPALVLTQQMNRIIPAVNQLGLVVRGTYGEGSEALGNIFQISNQMTLGKSEEDIVEDLKSVVQQLITQERMARETLVKTLNIQLEDRVFRSYGILANSRVIDSKEAAQCLSDVRLGIDLGYIKNISRNILNELMILTQPGFLQQYAGGVLRPEERDVRRAALIRERLKMEERKMNGG; encoded by the coding sequence ATGTCGTTTGAGAAATTTTTTAATACGGCAGTCAGCTCTTGGATGAGCCAAGAGGGTCCTGATTCAGACATTGTGTTAAGCAGCCGTATCCGTTTGGCTAGAAACATTGTCGATTTTCGGTTTCCAACGTTATTTAGCAATGAGGAAGCGCAGCAAATTGTTTCATTGTTTGAACAAACATTTGCCCACCGTTTTTATCGTTCTGTCGGCCGATTTGAATTGTTAAAAATGTCAGAGCTTCAGCCGATTGAAAAAAGGGTATTGGTAGAAAAACATTTAATTAGCCCGCATTTGGCAGAAGATTCTCCCTTTGGGGCATGCCTGCTTTCAGAAAATGAAGAAATAAGCATTATGATTAATGAAGAGGATCACATTCGCATTCAATGCTTATTTCCTGGTTTCCAATTAACAGAAGCGTTAAAAGCGGCTAATGAACTTGATGATTGGATTGAGGAACATGTCATTTATGCATTTGATGAAAAACTCGGATATTTGACAAGCTGTCCGACAAATGTTGGAACAGGGATGCGCGCTTCTGTAATGATGCATCTTCCGGCTCTCGTTTTAACACAGCAGATGAACCGCATTATTCCGGCAGTTAACCAACTGGGGCTAGTCGTGCGCGGAACATATGGAGAAGGCAGCGAAGCATTGGGGAATATTTTTCAAATTTCGAACCAAATGACATTAGGAAAGTCAGAAGAGGATATTGTCGAAGATTTGAAAAGTGTCGTTCAGCAGTTGATTACCCAAGAAAGAATGGCAAGGGAGACATTAGTTAAAACTTTAAACATACAATTAGAAGACAGAGTTTTCCGTTCCTATGGGATATTGGCCAATAGCCGTGTTATTGATTCGAAAGAAGCGGCCCAATGCTTGTCAGATGTACGTTTAGGGATTGATTTAGGATATATTAAAAATATTTCGCGCAATATTTTAAATGAACTCATGATTTTAACTCAACCTGGCTTTTTACAACAATATGCGGGCGGCGTGTTAAGACCGGAAGAACGGGATGTTCGACGGGCTGCACTAATACGGGAACGTTTAAAAATGGAAGAGCGAAAAATGAATGGAGGGTGA
- the dusB gene encoding tRNA dihydrouridine synthase DusB has protein sequence MFKIGDVEIKNRVVLAPMAGVCNSAFRLTVKEFGAGLVCAEMVSDKGIVYNNEKTLNMLYIDEREKPLSLQIFGGEKETLVEAAKFVDKHTNADIIDINMGCPVPKVTKCDAGAKWLLDPNKIYDVVAAIVDAVEKPVTVKMRIGWDENHIYAVENAQAVERAGGKAVAVHGRTRVQMYEGKADWNIIKQVKEAVNIPVIGNGDVKTPQDAKRMLEETGVDGVMIGRAALGNPWMIYRTVRYLETGELIPEPTVREKIEVCLLHLDRLIALKGEHIAVKEMRKHAAWYLKGVRGNAKIRNAINECETREQLAALLLNFAEEVESKEQMNAQAV, from the coding sequence ATGTTTAAAATCGGCGATGTGGAAATTAAAAACCGCGTTGTCCTTGCGCCAATGGCTGGTGTGTGCAATTCGGCATTCCGCCTTACTGTGAAAGAGTTTGGAGCAGGGCTTGTTTGCGCGGAAATGGTAAGTGATAAAGGAATTGTGTACAATAACGAAAAAACGCTGAACATGTTATATATTGATGAGCGTGAAAAACCGCTAAGTTTGCAAATTTTTGGCGGGGAGAAAGAAACGCTTGTCGAGGCGGCAAAATTTGTCGATAAACATACGAACGCTGATATCATTGATATCAATATGGGATGCCCTGTTCCAAAAGTTACAAAATGTGATGCAGGGGCAAAATGGCTTTTAGATCCTAATAAAATTTATGACGTTGTTGCCGCGATTGTAGACGCAGTCGAAAAACCGGTAACGGTAAAAATGCGAATCGGTTGGGATGAAAATCATATTTACGCAGTGGAAAATGCGCAAGCTGTAGAGCGTGCCGGCGGTAAGGCGGTAGCGGTTCACGGAAGAACGAGAGTGCAAATGTACGAAGGCAAAGCGGACTGGAATATTATTAAACAAGTTAAAGAAGCCGTCAATATCCCTGTCATTGGAAACGGGGATGTAAAGACGCCGCAAGACGCAAAACGGATGCTTGAAGAAACAGGCGTGGACGGCGTGATGATTGGGCGCGCCGCTCTCGGAAACCCGTGGATGATTTACCGGACAGTTCGTTATTTAGAAACAGGGGAATTAATTCCAGAACCGACAGTAAGAGAAAAAATTGAAGTATGCCTTTTGCATTTAGACCGCCTCATTGCGCTGAAAGGCGAGCATATCGCGGTAAAAGAAATGCGCAAGCATGCAGCATGGTATTTAAAAGGAGTGCGCGGTAACGCAAAAATCCGCAATGCGATTAATGAATGTGAAACTCGTGAACAGCTTGCCGCCCTTTTACTCAATTTTGCCGAAGAGGTAGAAAGCAAAGAACAAATGAATGCACAGGCTGTGTAA
- the radA gene encoding DNA repair protein RadA, with amino-acid sequence MGKKKTKFVCQECGYESAKWLGRCPGCNTWNSMVEEIERTKPATKGVFVHSASDIISKPVPITTVTATQEPRIQTGISEFNRVLGGGIVKGSLVLIGGDPGIGKSTLLLQVSAQLATLQHKVLYISGEESVKQTKLRADRLHVASDQLYVLAETDLEYIVEAIETIHPVCVVIDSIQTIYRADIASAPGSVSQVRECTAELMKIAKTKGIAIFIVGHVTKEGAIAGPRILEHMVDTVLYFEGERHHTYRILRAVKNRFGSTNEIGIFEMRESGLVEVENPSEVFLEERSRGAAGSTVVAAMEGTRPVLVEIQALVSPTSFGNPRRMATGIDHNRVSLLMAVLEKRSGLLLQNQDAYLKVAGGVKLDEPAIDLAIAVSIASSFRDQPTNPHDVIIGEVGLTGEVRRVSRIEQRVQEAVKLGFSRMIIPKNNLAGWNPPEHITVIGVSHITEALEHTLQ; translated from the coding sequence ATGGGAAAAAAGAAAACAAAGTTTGTTTGTCAAGAATGCGGTTACGAGTCAGCGAAGTGGCTTGGAAGATGTCCGGGATGCAATACATGGAATTCGATGGTTGAGGAAATTGAGCGGACAAAGCCGGCAACAAAAGGAGTGTTTGTCCACTCTGCTTCCGATATCATCTCGAAACCAGTGCCGATTACTACAGTGACAGCAACGCAAGAGCCGCGCATACAAACGGGTATTTCCGAGTTTAACCGCGTATTAGGCGGAGGGATTGTGAAAGGTTCGCTCGTGTTAATCGGCGGTGATCCGGGGATTGGAAAATCGACGCTTCTATTGCAAGTTTCTGCGCAACTTGCCACTTTGCAGCATAAAGTATTATATATATCCGGCGAGGAATCGGTAAAACAAACGAAATTGCGCGCTGACCGCCTTCATGTTGCTTCTGACCAGCTGTATGTATTAGCGGAGACAGATTTGGAATATATTGTAGAAGCAATAGAAACCATTCACCCTGTTTGTGTCGTAATCGATTCGATCCAAACAATTTACCGCGCGGATATTGCCTCCGCACCCGGAAGTGTCTCGCAAGTTCGTGAATGCACAGCGGAACTGATGAAAATCGCCAAAACAAAAGGAATCGCCATTTTTATTGTCGGGCATGTAACGAAAGAAGGAGCGATTGCCGGACCAAGAATTTTAGAGCATATGGTGGATACCGTCCTTTATTTTGAAGGCGAACGACATCATACGTACCGCATTTTGCGGGCGGTGAAAAACCGTTTTGGCTCCACCAATGAAATTGGTATTTTCGAAATGAGAGAATCGGGGCTTGTTGAGGTCGAAAATCCATCAGAGGTGTTTTTAGAGGAGCGTTCCCGCGGCGCAGCAGGTTCAACTGTCGTCGCGGCAATGGAAGGGACCCGTCCTGTATTAGTTGAAATTCAAGCATTAGTCTCGCCAACGAGTTTCGGTAATCCGCGGCGGATGGCGACAGGAATCGATCATAACCGTGTTTCTTTATTGATGGCTGTATTGGAAAAAAGATCCGGTCTGCTTTTGCAAAATCAGGACGCTTATTTAAAAGTGGCAGGAGGAGTAAAGTTAGATGAACCGGCGATTGATTTGGCGATTGCCGTGAGCATTGCCTCAAGTTTTCGCGATCAGCCTACCAATCCGCATGATGTCATTATTGGCGAAGTTGGTTTGACAGGAGAAGTGCGCCGTGTTTCCCGTATTGAACAACGGGTGCAGGAAGCTGTAAAGTTAGGATTTTCCCGCATGATTATTCCTAAAAACAATTTAGCCGGATGGAACCCGCCGGAACATATCACCGTTATCGGCGTGTCCCATATCACCGAAGCGCTGGAGCATACGTTGCAGTAA
- a CDS encoding helix-turn-helix domain-containing protein — translation MEAEKWGRRIRAFRKLKGYTQERLAKELGISVSILGEIERGNRLPTEELVQQIAERLNISVEELAPHSEAGK, via the coding sequence ATGGAAGCAGAAAAATGGGGAAGACGTATTCGCGCTTTTCGAAAGCTAAAAGGATATACGCAAGAAAGGCTGGCAAAAGAACTTGGCATATCTGTGTCGATTTTAGGAGAAATTGAACGAGGAAATCGTTTACCGACAGAGGAATTAGTGCAGCAAATTGCCGAGCGGTTGAATATATCTGTCGAAGAGCTTGCGCCGCATTCAGAAGCCGGGAAATAA
- a CDS encoding PIN/TRAM domain-containing protein translates to MVKRIVQLFFLVVGGTLGVVFLPNLLQLMNISDISLLNNSYTLAILGALIFFMMTFWLVDYVVDMIRWVEETLVKAPAADLLFGSLGLIFGLIVAFLVVMPLQAFQFQVVNTVLPIFLTILLGYLGFQVGFKKRHELMNLFSLSNRMAKKKGTEGETDLPKGGSLKILDTSVIIDGRIADICKTGFLEGTLVIPRFVLEELQHIADSSDVLKRNRGRRGLDILNRIQKELDIKVEIYEGDFDDIQEVDSKLVKLAKLTSGVVVTNDFNLNKVCELQNVRVLNINDLANAVKPVVLPGEELNVHVIKDGKEHNQGVAYLDDGTMIVVEDGKEYIGKRVDVLVTSVLQTSAGRMIFAKLKLLQKAL, encoded by the coding sequence ATGGTAAAACGTATCGTCCAATTGTTTTTTCTTGTTGTTGGAGGAACGTTAGGTGTCGTTTTTTTACCAAATTTATTGCAGCTAATGAATATAAGCGACATTTCGTTGTTAAATAATTCATATACATTGGCGATATTAGGAGCACTTATTTTCTTTATGATGACTTTTTGGCTAGTGGACTACGTTGTCGATATGATCCGCTGGGTGGAGGAAACACTTGTCAAAGCGCCGGCTGCTGATCTTTTATTTGGTAGTTTAGGGCTTATTTTCGGCCTTATTGTCGCGTTTTTAGTTGTCATGCCGCTACAGGCGTTTCAGTTTCAAGTCGTCAATACCGTGTTGCCGATCTTTCTGACGATCTTGCTTGGTTACTTAGGATTTCAAGTAGGGTTTAAAAAACGGCATGAATTAATGAATTTATTTTCTCTTTCCAATCGAATGGCGAAGAAAAAAGGAACGGAAGGAGAGACAGATTTACCGAAAGGCGGTTCTTTAAAAATTTTAGATACAAGTGTGATTATTGATGGGCGAATTGCCGATATTTGCAAAACCGGCTTTTTAGAAGGGACGCTTGTCATTCCGCGTTTTGTCCTTGAAGAGCTGCAGCATATTGCCGACTCGTCCGATGTGTTAAAACGAAACCGCGGCCGGCGGGGGCTTGACATTTTAAACCGCATCCAAAAGGAATTGGATATCAAAGTGGAAATTTATGAAGGCGATTTTGACGATATTCAAGAGGTCGACAGCAAGTTAGTGAAGCTGGCAAAATTAACGTCAGGCGTTGTTGTCACGAACGATTTCAATTTAAATAAAGTATGTGAGCTGCAAAATGTACGTGTCCTTAATATCAATGATTTAGCCAATGCGGTCAAACCGGTTGTTCTCCCAGGAGAAGAATTAAACGTTCATGTGATCAAAGATGGCAAAGAGCATAACCAAGGTGTCGCGTATTTGGATGATGGCACGATGATTGTCGTCGAAGACGGAAAAGAGTATATTGGAAAACGGGTTGACGTATTGGTGACAAGCGTGTTACAAACATCAGCAGGGAGAATGATTTTCGCGAAGCTAAAACTATTGCAAAAAGCGTTATAA
- the lysS gene encoding lysine--tRNA ligase has product MSHEELNDQLRVRREKLHKLREMGIDPFGKRFERTHKAQELFDLYGDLSKEELEEKQIKVAVAGRIMTKRGKGKAGFAHIQDVTGQIQIYVREDAVGPEQYELFKTSDLGDIIGVCGTVFKTKVGELSIKVSSYEFLTKALRPLPEKYHGLKDIEQRYRQRYLDLIMNPDSKNTFITRSRIIQSMRRYLDSHGYLEVETPMMHNIAGGAAARPFITHHNALDMPLYMRIAIELHLKRLIVGGLEKVYEIGRVFRNEGVSTRHNPEFTMLELYEAYADFRDIMTLTENLIAHIAQEVLGTTKIQYGEHKVDLTPEWKRLHMVDAIKEYVGVDFWKQMSDEEARELAKEHGVEIAPHMTFGHIVNEFFEQKVEDKLIQPTFIYGHPVEISPLAKKNPDDPRFTDRFELFIVGREHANAFTELNDPIDQRERFEAQLKEREQGNDEAHEMDEDFIEALEYGMPPTGGLGIGVDRLVMLLTNSPSIRDVLLFPQMRNK; this is encoded by the coding sequence ATGAGTCATGAAGAACTTAACGATCAATTGCGAGTCCGCAGGGAAAAATTACATAAATTAAGAGAAATGGGAATTGATCCGTTTGGCAAACGGTTTGAACGAACACATAAAGCACAAGAACTGTTTGATTTATACGGTGATTTATCAAAAGAAGAACTGGAAGAAAAACAAATAAAAGTTGCTGTTGCCGGGCGCATTATGACAAAACGGGGCAAAGGTAAAGCGGGATTCGCCCATATTCAAGACGTCACTGGCCAAATTCAAATTTACGTTCGTGAAGATGCGGTCGGCCCAGAACAATACGAGCTTTTCAAAACTTCTGATTTAGGCGATATTATCGGTGTTTGCGGAACGGTATTTAAAACAAAAGTCGGGGAGCTGTCCATTAAAGTATCCTCTTATGAATTTTTAACAAAAGCGCTGCGCCCGCTTCCGGAAAAATACCATGGGCTAAAAGACATCGAACAGCGTTACCGACAACGGTATTTAGATTTAATTATGAATCCGGACAGCAAAAATACGTTTATCACACGCAGCCGGATTATTCAATCGATGCGCCGTTACTTAGATAGCCATGGCTATTTAGAAGTCGAAACGCCGATGATGCACAACATTGCCGGAGGAGCGGCGGCTCGTCCGTTTATCACTCACCATAACGCGTTGGATATGCCGTTATATATGCGGATCGCGATCGAGCTTCATTTGAAACGTTTAATTGTCGGCGGATTAGAAAAAGTTTATGAGATAGGCCGTGTGTTCCGTAATGAAGGAGTTTCTACACGCCATAACCCAGAATTTACGATGCTTGAGCTGTACGAAGCGTACGCGGATTTCCGCGATATTATGACATTGACGGAAAACTTAATTGCCCACATCGCCCAAGAAGTGTTAGGGACGACAAAAATCCAGTATGGAGAGCATAAGGTTGATTTAACTCCTGAATGGAAACGACTTCATATGGTAGATGCGATTAAAGAATATGTGGGCGTCGATTTTTGGAAACAAATGAGCGATGAAGAAGCTAGGGAATTGGCAAAAGAGCATGGTGTGGAAATAGCCCCGCATATGACGTTTGGCCATATTGTGAATGAGTTTTTTGAGCAGAAAGTAGAGGACAAGCTTATTCAGCCAACATTTATTTATGGACATCCGGTGGAAATCTCGCCGTTAGCGAAGAAAAATCCAGACGATCCGCGCTTTACAGACCGCTTTGAATTGTTTATCGTCGGTCGTGAGCATGCAAATGCATTTACCGAATTAAATGATCCGATTGACCAGCGTGAGCGCTTTGAAGCACAGCTGAAAGAGCGGGAGCAGGGAAATGACGAAGCCCACGAGATGGACGAAGACTTCATCGAAGCGCTTGAATATGGAATGCCACCAACGGGTGGTTTGGGCATTGGTGTTGACCGACTTGTTATGCTATTGACAAATTCACCGTCTATTCGTGATGTGTTGCTATTTCCACAAATGCGTAACAAATAA
- a CDS encoding UvrB/UvrC motif-containing protein, with the protein MICQECKQRPATMHFTKIINGEKTEFHLCEQCAHEHSDMFTFYGNDDFSFNNLLSALLNFPSSMKELTTSSFHNPDILQCEKCNMTYQQFTKIGHFGCSHCYRTFSRYLPPILKRLHSGNTAHAGKIPKRKGGTLHLRKQIAMLKQKLQEFVAREEFEKAAEVRDQIRSLEYQLHQRGEGEM; encoded by the coding sequence TTGATATGTCAAGAATGCAAACAGAGACCGGCAACGATGCATTTTACGAAAATTATCAACGGTGAAAAAACGGAATTTCATCTTTGCGAACAATGCGCGCATGAGCATAGCGATATGTTTACGTTTTACGGGAATGACGACTTTTCCTTTAATAATTTGTTATCTGCTCTGCTTAACTTTCCGTCTTCCATGAAAGAACTGACGACAAGTTCTTTCCATAATCCAGATATTTTGCAATGCGAAAAATGTAACATGACTTATCAACAGTTTACAAAAATAGGCCATTTCGGTTGTTCACACTGTTACCGCACGTTTTCTAGATATTTACCGCCAATATTGAAAAGGCTCCACAGCGGAAATACAGCTCATGCCGGAAAAATACCAAAACGAAAAGGCGGAACGCTCCATCTGCGCAAACAAATTGCTATGTTAAAACAAAAATTGCAAGAATTTGTGGCAAGAGAAGAATTTGAAAAGGCGGCAGAAGTCCGCGATCAAATTCGTTCCCTTGAATATCAGCTGCATCAACGTGGCGAGGGGGAGATGTAG
- the ispD gene encoding 2-C-methyl-D-erythritol 4-phosphate cytidylyltransferase, producing the protein MMYEVVIPAAGQGKRMKAGMNKQLIELRNEPLIVRTLKVFENDEWCRGIIVVINEAERTQFEQLFSRFHIKKITAVVGGGKERQHSVYNGLRAVKNSDIVLIHDGARPFVTIEQIHELVNEAKEHGAAIPAVRVKDTVKKVCDQFVEETVERSGLWAVQTPQAFHVSLVLRAHEQAQKDGYIGTDDASLVERIGGKVKIVEGDYRNIKLTTPDDLLFAEVILSNWVSS; encoded by the coding sequence ATGATGTATGAGGTAGTTATTCCTGCAGCAGGGCAAGGAAAGCGAATGAAGGCGGGAATGAATAAGCAATTGATTGAGCTGCGAAATGAACCGCTGATTGTGCGCACATTAAAAGTGTTTGAAAACGATGAATGGTGCCGCGGCATTATCGTTGTTATTAATGAAGCGGAAAGAACGCAATTTGAACAACTATTTTCCCGTTTCCATATCAAAAAAATCACTGCGGTCGTAGGCGGTGGAAAAGAGCGGCAGCATAGCGTCTACAATGGATTGAGAGCGGTAAAAAATAGCGATATTGTGCTGATTCATGATGGCGCGCGCCCGTTCGTTACGATAGAGCAGATTCATGAGTTAGTCAATGAAGCGAAGGAACACGGCGCGGCCATTCCGGCTGTACGCGTTAAAGACACCGTCAAAAAAGTTTGCGACCAGTTTGTCGAGGAAACGGTGGAACGCTCTGGCTTGTGGGCTGTACAAACTCCACAAGCTTTTCATGTTTCGCTCGTATTGCGGGCTCATGAGCAAGCGCAAAAAGACGGTTATATTGGCACAGATGATGCGAGCCTAGTGGAGCGGATTGGCGGAAAAGTCAAAATTGTCGAGGGGGATTACCGCAATATTAAATTGACGACGCCGGATGATTTATTGTTTGCAGAAGTAATTTTATCCAACTGGGTCAGTTCATAA
- the clpC gene encoding ATP-dependent protease ATP-binding subunit ClpC encodes MMFGRFTERAQKVLALAQEEAIRLGHNNIGTEHILLGLIREGEGIAAKALMALGLGPEKIQKEVESLIGRGHEVSHTIHYTPRAKKVLELSMDEARKLGHSYVGTEHILLGLIREGEGVAARVLNNLGVSLNKARQQVLQLLGSNESVSGHSGGGASHVSTPTLDSLARDLTAIAREGRLDPVVGRSKEIQRVIEVLSRRTKNNPVLIGEPGVGKTAIAEGLAQQIINNEVPETLRDKRVMTLDMGTVVAGTKYRGEFEDRLKKVMDEIRQAGNIILFIDELHTLIGAGGAEGAIDASNILKPALARGELQCIGATTLDEYRKYIEKDAALERRFQPIYVDEPTVEESIQILKGLRDRYEAHHRVSISDDAIVQAVKLSDRYITDRFLPDKAIDLIDEACSKVRLRSFTAPPKLKELEQKLEEVRKEKDAAVQSQEFEKAASLRDMEQRLREELEETKRAWKEKQGQENSEVTVEDIAMVVSSWTGIPVAKLAQTETERLLKLEEILHSRVVGQDEAVKAVAKAVRRARAGLKDPKRPIGSFIFLGPTGVGKTELARALAEAMFGDEDALIRIDMSEYMEKHSTSRLIGSPPGYVGYEEGGQLTEKVRRKPYSVVLLDEMEKAHPDVFNILLQVLEDGRLTDSKGRTVDFRNTIIIMTSNVGADALKRNKYVGFNVQDEDQKYKDMKGKVMDELKRAFRPEFLNRIDEIIVFHSLEKQHLKQIVKLMADTLIKRLKEQDIDLELTDAAIEKIVSEGYDPEYGARPLRRALQKQVEDRLSEELLKGTIAKGQKVIVDVKDGEFVVLAKQAVM; translated from the coding sequence ATGATGTTTGGAAGATTTACGGAACGGGCGCAAAAAGTGTTGGCGCTGGCTCAAGAAGAGGCAATACGCCTTGGCCATAATAACATTGGCACAGAACACATTTTATTAGGTCTTATTCGTGAAGGGGAAGGAATTGCGGCGAAAGCATTAATGGCATTGGGGCTTGGGCCAGAAAAAATTCAAAAAGAGGTAGAATCGTTAATCGGCCGCGGCCATGAAGTTTCCCATACGATCCATTATACGCCGCGGGCGAAAAAAGTGCTTGAATTGTCAATGGATGAGGCGAGAAAGCTTGGCCATTCCTATGTAGGCACGGAACATATTTTGCTTGGCCTCATTCGTGAAGGCGAAGGAGTTGCGGCCCGCGTACTGAACAATTTAGGAGTGAGCCTGAATAAAGCGCGCCAACAAGTGCTGCAATTGCTTGGAAGCAATGAATCCGTTTCCGGTCATTCCGGAGGAGGTGCTTCGCACGTAAGCACACCAACATTAGACAGCTTGGCCCGTGATTTAACGGCAATTGCCCGTGAAGGTAGATTGGACCCGGTTGTTGGTAGAAGCAAAGAAATTCAGCGTGTCATCGAAGTATTAAGCCGCCGTACAAAAAATAACCCGGTGCTAATCGGAGAGCCTGGAGTTGGGAAAACGGCGATTGCTGAAGGGCTTGCGCAGCAAATCATCAATAACGAAGTGCCGGAAACGCTCCGCGATAAGCGGGTCATGACGCTGGACATGGGAACGGTTGTAGCCGGTACGAAATACCGCGGGGAATTTGAAGATCGTTTGAAAAAAGTGATGGATGAAATTCGCCAGGCAGGAAACATCATTCTCTTCATTGATGAGCTCCATACGCTTATTGGCGCAGGTGGAGCGGAAGGTGCGATTGATGCATCGAACATCTTGAAGCCAGCGCTTGCGCGTGGGGAACTGCAATGCATCGGTGCGACTACATTGGACGAATATCGGAAATATATTGAAAAAGATGCGGCGCTTGAACGCCGTTTCCAACCGATTTATGTCGATGAGCCGACAGTAGAAGAATCGATTCAAATTTTGAAAGGATTGCGTGATCGCTATGAAGCCCATCATCGCGTATCTATTTCCGATGATGCGATCGTTCAGGCGGTAAAATTATCTGACCGTTATATTACCGACCGTTTTCTTCCAGATAAAGCGATCGATTTAATCGATGAAGCATGCTCGAAAGTTCGCCTGCGTTCGTTTACGGCGCCGCCAAAATTAAAAGAGCTCGAACAAAAACTGGAAGAAGTGCGTAAGGAAAAAGACGCCGCTGTACAAAGCCAAGAATTTGAAAAAGCTGCTTCGCTGCGCGACATGGAGCAACGCTTACGCGAAGAACTCGAAGAAACGAAACGCGCGTGGAAAGAAAAACAAGGCCAAGAAAACTCAGAGGTAACGGTTGAGGACATCGCGATGGTCGTTTCAAGCTGGACTGGAATTCCAGTAGCGAAATTAGCGCAGACGGAAACAGAACGATTATTGAAACTAGAAGAAATTTTACATTCCCGCGTCGTTGGTCAAGACGAAGCAGTAAAAGCAGTTGCCAAAGCGGTCCGTCGCGCGCGCGCTGGATTAAAAGACCCGAAACGTCCTATTGGATCGTTCATTTTCCTTGGTCCAACTGGTGTCGGCAAAACCGAATTGGCAAGAGCGCTTGCCGAAGCGATGTTCGGCGATGAAGACGCACTTATTCGCATCGATATGTCTGAATATATGGAGAAGCACTCGACATCTCGTTTGATTGGTTCGCCTCCTGGATATGTTGGGTACGAGGAAGGCGGCCAGCTAACAGAAAAAGTGCGCCGCAAGCCGTATTCGGTTGTGTTGTTAGATGAGATGGAAAAAGCCCATCCAGACGTATTTAACATTTTGTTGCAAGTGTTGGAAGACGGTCGTTTGACTGACTCGAAAGGAAGAACGGTTGACTTCCGCAATACGATTATCATTATGACGTCCAACGTTGGCGCAGATGCGTTAAAGCGGAACAAATACGTCGGTTTTAACGTCCAAGATGAAGATCAAAAGTACAAAGATATGAAAGGAAAGGTCATGGACGAGTTAAAGAGAGCATTCCGCCCAGAGTTTTTAAACCGCATTGATGAAATTATCGTCTTCCATTCGCTTGAAAAACAACATTTAAAACAAATTGTCAAATTGATGGCAGACACGTTGATCAAACGTTTAAAAGAACAAGATATCGATTTAGAACTGACGGATGCGGCGATTGAAAAAATTGTCTCGGAAGGATATGATCCGGAATATGGTGCTCGCCCATTGCGCCGCGCGTTGCAAAAACAGGTGGAAGATCGTTTGTCGGAAGAGCTGTTGAAAGGAACGATTGCCAAAGGGCAAAAAGTGATCGTAGACGTAAAAGACGGGGAATTCGTCGTTTTAGCGAAACAAGCTGTGATGTAA